One Mus pahari chromosome 10, PAHARI_EIJ_v1.1, whole genome shotgun sequence genomic window, ataacaaaacaaaacaaaaaacaaaaaaactgtctcGAAAGGGATGGGTGTGTAGCCctgtggcagagtgcttgtctagtatgCCCAAGACCCTAGATTTGATCCCTATCCAGTACTTAAGCAAATATTATCTTAGCAAATAATGCTGTCCTGCAGGGAATGTGTCTACATAGCCACAATAATAAAACAGGTTGACTTTCAAAGTTCATATCTATTTCTAGACAGTATTTGGGATATTTCGCAGCATAGAGTGTGGTGATGAGCTTTGGCAAAATGGAGTAGAAGTTCTTCCAATCATATATGGAAGATTGGGCATCAGAAGAGAGGCAGCATGGTGGGGTGATACAGCACATGTCTATATAGCGAGCAGCAATCGAAACGATTCCAACCAAATAAAGAGTCATCTTAAATATACTCTCAAAAGCAAGCAGATGCAGGAAGTGGCTCTCCTGCCGGAGTACTTACCTAGCACACAcgaagccctgggcttgatcctcaGCAAGGtgtaaactgggtgtggtggtgcacatctgtactCCCATTCCAtaggaggtggaagcaagaggatcaggagctcgaggtcatccttggctacatagtgagctcaaggctagcctgaactacatgagactctgtctgcAAATAgccaaacagacagacagagagctaGTAGAGACTAACAGTAAAATAAGAGTGTGAAGAAGAGGCCATGGGATATAAGTGACCTGAAGTCCTCATTTTATAATGGGATGCCCAGACACTACATCAGAAAATGATGACAAACACCCAGGGATTCTGATGCCAGTTAGCAAGGGATAGGATGCAGTGTGTGATGGGGCCAGTGGAGAGTTTTAGATGGACTCTAGTACATTGGCAAATGATAGAACTTACTAAAAATGGCTCACACAGAGACAGGGCAGACCAGGAAGTTCTCCCACACTGGAGTGACTGATTCCCAATCGAAGATAAACTCATTTAAATAAAGTGAAGTGGAAAGAAGGCAGTGagctgagtgtttctgcctgcagaaacactccggtctggattcgcactgaagggcgggaactcctaaaagggaaagGGCTGTGAAAAGAAATATGGATGCCTTGGCAAggactctgatcaaggctcgatttttatTGATCAGACTTtgcttaaatacaaggaagggttaggaagggttcccagcatgcccttgagtctcttGAAGTTGCGGCAGCGGTCCAAGGATCTTAGGCAGTCGGAGCGGTAGTGGGCGGTCCCAGCGATGGCGGGCAGTctgagcgatggtgggcagtccgagggcactgcattctgggagatctgggtagcaactctggtatgcctgtgcgcctgtggaggggtagtggttagtggaggtgggagactccAACAGTGAGTGAGCCTCTGTTTCACAGGACCTAACCTGAAGCCCTGGGCGTTCCCAAGGCCAGCTGTGTCTGCTTCTTCTCTGCATCTCACTacatctcccatctcccacttCCCATGAACCTCAGAAGATGGGGTCCAGCAAGGTATCCCCTGTGCAATGCCCCTCCAGGGACACCCAGCCAGAGCATGTTTACCTGGGCTCCTGTGTTCCATTTGGTGCTCTTGTACCTTACTACAAAACTGAACACCATCACCCACCTTCTCCATAGCCTCTCCCCCGTGTGCACAGGCGACTTTCTCTTTCTGGATTCATCCCCGCCTATCTGCcggttctgtctcctctctcccctcctatTTCTAAATGTTCACATCCTTCAAGCATCTATCCTTGAGTACATTGGGTCTCATTTCAACTGGGCCCCTCAGTGTCTGTGACTACATAATCATGAAGGGAGAGATTTTTCCCCAATCAGATAACAGATCAAGTTTTTCTTTTGAACACGTGCGGAGTATCTCTGGCATAGCTGGCCTTGGAAAGAGCAGGGTACCACAACAGGCCCTGACAACAGAGTCAGACACTCCGCTTCACTGTCTTCTAAAAATCACATCTGGAGATGGGAAGATGGGGTGGGAAGTCAGGAACTGAGTAAGTCATTTCGGAGCCAGTGTGTCTGGCTAGCATCTGAGTGACACAGAATCTCAGCAGATAGTGTAACTATTTTTTCAACTCTCTTTTTGTGAAGTTATTTTGTGCAGgcgtgtttgtatgtatacatgtgcaggtTCATggatgtagaggccagaggttaacacTGGAATCCTCTTCAGTTGATCTCCACCTTATTTCTTGAGGCAGAGCTTCTCTTTGAACCCGAGGCTCACCAATTTGGCTAGCCTTGCTGGCATCTTTGAACCCCGggcatctttctgtctctgcctcctcagcgtTAGGATTAGAGATGGGCACTGCCATCTGTTAGCTTTTTACCCACGTgctaaggatctgaactcaggttcccatATTTGTGTGGCAGAcactttaccaattgagccatTGGTCATATGGCCAACCACCTTTGAGAAAGCCAATTCAGACATGACCAGTTTAATTTCCAAGGGTTACTATGGCAACCAAGTGCCCAGTAGATGGGGTATAACAACAGAGATGTATTGTCTTGTAAGTCTGAAATGAGGGGTCCAGTCTGGATAAGATCCCGTGTACACTCAAGTATAGATGCTTGGAGAATATATACATTCAgaaatgggaggagaaagaagagatggggCAGGGGCCTGCTCCCTAGCATGTCCCTGGGGAAGGATCTGCCAGGTTTGTCTCCTTGGTTTCTGTACCTACATCCCGAGTAGCCatttctctgtctgtatctctgtgtgtctaagTTCTGGCTTTTATGAGGACCTCACCTGCATGGAATGGGGGCAGGGGGTCATCCTACTCTATGATCCTTACATTGACATCTTTACATTGACATCCATAGTGAGTGACTCCAGATAAGGCCGTGTTCTGGGCTGTGAGGGCCCGAGGCTTCAGTATATGGATTTACAGGGTGACAGTTCAGCCCACAGCTAACTCGCTGTCTCCCTCTGGCCGCAGTAGTGCCACGACAAGTGGGGGCGAGAATGATCGCGAGGACCCGGAGCCCGACTGGAGGCCGCCGGATGAGGAGCTCATCAGGAAGCTGGTGGATCAGGTTGAGTTCTACTTTTCTGACGAGAACCTGGAGAAGGACGCCTTTCTGCTGAAGCACGTGCGGAGGAACAAGCTGGGCTACGTGAGCGTCAAGCTGCTCACCTCCTTTAAGAAGGTGAGGCTGGCTTCTTAGAGGCCACCTGGCATCTCGGGTGTGGCCCTTGTGGTGTTAAAGCTCTGTGGTCTTTTGATTTGTACCCCACCCCCCTACCATAGGCTGCCTGCCTAGCAAATTTTCAATTAACTATGAggtctgaaacacacacacacacacacacacacacacagagagagagagagagagagagagagagagagagagagagagagagagagagaaagtatcaAGAGTGGGGATTTAGTAGAGTTAGAGAGCTAGGTCAGTCACTGAAGTGTTTACCAAGGAAACATGAGGACCaacatttgatccccagaactcacaagaAAAAGCAAGCTTGGTCCCATGTGTGTCATTCCAGATTAGTCTACTGAGTGAGCTCTATGCCAGTGAGAAGCCCTGCCTTAAATTTAGATAAATTAATAGCAAGGTAGACGGATCTtgtgaggaatgacacccaaggttaaCATCTGGTCCtcttatatgcatacatatgataacacacacacacacacacacacatacacaattgtgtatgtacacatgtgtgggcaGGATGAGTGCATTCTTGAGAATATCCTTGTTTGCTCTGTAAAGGGTTGTGAGTGCTAGGACCAATATCAGCTGGCGACTATTAAGAACTGCTGTGACTTGTTCTCGGTAAAGTTTGGGTCCTCTTGCCAGGCATGTGGGTGCCCCGAGGGTGCTACACCAAGGCAGGGGGGCCTGGAGGCCTTGAGAGATGCCTGTTGGTCTAGAATGCTATGACACTCACTCAAGCTTTCCACTTGCCAAGCCGTGAGGGGAGCTTTCTCCTCGACCCCAGCGCTCTGGGTAATACCAAGGTAATAAATACCAAGGAGGGCTCTGTGTACCAGAGTGATAGATGCTAAGGGGAACGGCAGCCAAGCAGGACACTGCTTGTCCCTGCTGTAGACAGATGTAGGACTTGGACCCTAAACTCGGTGCCCTCAAAGGACTGACTAACCACTTGGAATAATAACTCTATCTCCTGGGCTAGGCTCGGGTTACTAGAATGGAAAAGCGCCACGCAGCTGGTTGTATAACAGCTTGTGTAAGGCACGGGCCCATGCAGGGAGTGGGTCCTGGCCAGGATGTCTGTGTGCTTTATCAGAAAGCATTGGAGAAAAGCTCCGCACCTTGGAGCTCTGCCTGGCCCCTTGGTACACTCTGCTGTCGTCTTGGactctttttcatttattcatttgccaGACATATTATTCTTTGTATTTGACGAGTGCTGTGTTACATACATGAGACACAAATGGAATATGGCTTTCAGTCTTTCCTTGAAACATTTGCAGCCCAATGAAAGATAAGAGGGCCATGAAATGCTCCAGGGTTACCACAGACAAATTGATGGAAGACATAAAGGTATCTGGGGACGAGCTGATCAGAGCAATGGACCTTTCTGGAGAACTGAGAAGCTTTCTTGGAGTGGTAGCATTGGGATATGGTCTTAGAAGATGAATAGGAGCCTGCAAGGCATAAAAGGGAAGGAATATTTCATGTCCAAAGAACAAGCTGTAACGTGAAAAGTATGTCCAGGGTTGGGGAATCCTTAAATAAAAAACCAGTGGGATCCTCGGCACAATCCCCCTTCTGTGCTCTCCAAGGGCTTCAAGGGCCACCCTGGTTGTCTCTCTTTTCTTAGCTGGGTATATCCTACAGATACACGCAGGAGCATTCTCTTCAAAACCAGCGGCAAGGTGGATACTCCCGAGTCCACACCCGCAAATTCAGAGCAGGGactcctttccttcctgaagGTTTCCTGCCCATCACACGGAGAGCCAGCCGTACCAGAGGAGGGAGCCCACACAGGGAGATGCCAAGGCTGTAGTTccttttctcatcactgtgacaaattcTTGGGTCACAGTTGGGGGTGCACTCCATCACGGAGAGGAAAGCAGCAGGagcgtgaggcagctggtcacatggtgcCCACAGTTGGGGCACAGAGAAGGATGTGTGCTGTGGCACGCCTTGATTTCCCGATTCTGTTCTGTCAGGGACCCCTAGCCATGAGATGGTGCTGCTAACAGTTAGAGATTATCTCCCCTTGACAGTTAAACCTTCACAGGAACATCCTTGCAAATACATCCAGATGGGTGTTTCTGTAGAGAGTCTCAATCCATTCAGGTTGACAATTATGGTTAATCACCCCATAGAGTTCCTGACAACCTTATAAACTATAAACTTCTGGAGGTTGCACAAGGCCAAacccccttgtttgtttgtttgtttgtttgtttgtttgtttgttttttattttactttatgtgtgtgtgttagtgtatgtatatgtaccatgggCATGCAGTTCCCtcaaagtccagaagagggcgtcagatcccctgcaactggagttatagaccattgggagccatcatgtgggtgctgggaattaaatttaaGTCCCCtacaagagcagctagtgctagggcacagagccatctctctagtcccctggTTCCTTTTCTGGGGTGATACCTGAAAACCATCATAAAGCTCACAAACACAGACCTGGGGTGCTCAGGGAATGACTAGTGGTTCTTAGGGGACCTGGCTCTTGTCTCTGCATGTTCTCCAGTCCTCTATAGctctcctctggaagaacatagCCCTCCCCTGGTCCTTAACCTTCCCAGTAAGGCAACAGAGGTTTCCTGCTCCGCCTCTAGTCATCTCCTGCATGCTCCTTCTGAGCTGTGCAGGAAAGGTGTGGCTCTGTCATGCCAGGCCATGGGTTTCCAACAAACCACAAGGTTTGCAGTGACTAAAATTCATCTCAACCCCTTCTGGATTCCTGACTGGCTGACTGTTCAGTAGAAACCCAGCCATCTACCCAAGCCTGCTTCTCTGCGGCATAGTGATTAGTCCTATCACTCTGTGTAGGTATCCTGAGGTTTCTTCATGCTGAGAATGAGAGGCCACAGCTAGAATGGACAGAGCACAAGCTCCCAGCAGTGTATCTGGACTCTGGGCTCTTTGGCTGTTTCCCTGCCCTGCCTGGTTAGCAGCAGGCTTTCCCCGTTTTGCTTTCTGTGCCTTTTCTGTTTGAGGCCTGGGCACACTCGGGGTTCCTGGCTCCTCTGCAGATCAGTTTCATGGGCCCAGCCTCAGAGGACTCTGGGTGATTTCCCCTTGCAGGATCGGGTTGCCCACTCCACCCACATCCAGTAGTTCTTTGGATGACTCATGTCCCTGGCACACCCTTCACGGGAAGTGGGTCTCCGCAAAAttgctgttttataaaataaatatagctttTCATATACTGCAGTGTCAGAATGCAGTTTCCATCATGGGAGgggatttttaagatttatttatttatttatttatttatttatttatttattttatgtatatgagtacactgttgctgtcttcagacataccagaagagagcatcagatcccattacagatggttgtgagccaccatatagctgctgggaattaaactcaggacctctggaagagcagccagtgctcttaaccacagagccatctctccagcccctcttcatGTGGTATCCATGCCTGTTACTCTTGGGAGAGATTACAGAGAAATGGGGGGTCTTTGGAAGGCTCCTCTTTGCCGTGAATCACAGCAGTGGAGAATGTGAGACCCTCCAACTCCTTTCTTAGTAGCAGCACATTTAGTGGTGACTGCCTAGAGTCTCcgcttttggaggctagactagagaggtcatgagtttgagtccagcctggactatagagcaaaagcctatctcaaaacaaaatgaacaaaaccaaaaacgaataaccaaccaaacaaacaaaaatctggacTGGGGTTGTAGCTCATGGAAGACTGCTTGCCTGATATTCTACATTCTGTCCTCAGGACTGCCCCAAACTCGCTGTGACATATACATTTGCAACAGTGATAGCACAATGTTATTggttattctatttttttttttttgcacacacaccacacacacaaacacacacagtgcacTTATGTAGTAGCTAGAGATCAATCTTAAGCATTTCTCAGAAGCCCAccatcttggttttttgtttgtttgtttgttttgttagttttgtttttgtttttgtttttgtttttgttttgtgagatggAGTCCTTCCCTGGCCTAGAACTAGCCAAAGTAGGCAAGGCCGGCTGGCCAGaatgcctgtctctgcttccccattgctgggattacaggtacaagCCATCCTACCTGgctttttcacatgggttctgggggttgaactggGGTCCTTGTGCATGTGCGACAAGCACTtttctgactgagccacctccccaaaCCCTCGATTCATCTCGTTGCAGTGCTATGAAGTCGACATTTTTAATAGTTCTAGCACCCAGACAAGACTGGATACTGAGAGACTAAATAATTACCCAGGTCTTCCTGGGGGATGGAGGCGATGCTTGGGTTTACGTACTTAACAGCCTAGttttagagcagcagttctcaacctgtgggtcatgacccctctgGGGATcgcatatcagacatcctgcatatcagatacttgcattatgattcatagcagtagcaaaattatagttatgaagtagcaatgaaataattttacagttgggggcTTACCACAACACACGAGGAACTATACTAAAGGGTCTcacatgaggaaggttgagaaccactgctttagaactACAGAATCTGACCTGGGAACTTGGGCAGAGTTTGGGGCtgtagctcattggtagagtgcttgccttctGTGCACGATGCCCTAGGTTAATCCCTAGTACTGTCAaaatgtacaaacaaacaaacaaacaaacaaagaggcaaGAGATGTTTACCATCTGAAGAGAAACCAGGGCTATTGCTCCTATTATTTTAGTCTCTCTAGCAAAGACTTGGAATCAACCCGggctgtccatcaacagatgaatggataatgaaagatcatatatgtatgaaatatataatatatcatatatatatgtatgtatcatttgTGTATATGACTACTACTAAGTTCTACAGAAAAATGTAATCACAAaatctgcaggaaaatggatggacttAGAATGCATAATGTTCAGTGAAGTCACACAATCTCAGAAAGCAAAACACAttctctcatatgcagaaccTAGCCAaccgcatatatatatatatatatatatatatatatatatatatatgtaaacaaatgcacatgtgagtgcaggatAATGTGCGGAAAAGGGAGTGAGAAGGACTGAATGTTAGGAGGAGGAGAGACTGAGGTGCAGGTGACGGGCATGcattagagagagagaatctaaaaTCTTTCCAGTACTAACTCTGTtgtggatttttttggttttggtgatgGGTGCATAAAATACAATTGATATTGAAGCTGGAAGATTCAGTGTGAAACTCCATAGCTTCAGAATGGGTATTCTAGGTGTTCACTGAGATTCATAGACTTGGGGTCTGGCTAATTTTAGTTTGTAATTCTTTTTGCAATCTTCATAATAAAGTTTATGTTAAAGAActttaaggaaagaaagcattgaaGAAGTGGTTGGAAaaagttttcatttcattctctgtctagtatttgagtgtcttcCACATCAGAGCTTAGTCATTAGTGCTGAagaggcaagggagggagggagggaggatactGCATGTTCAAGTGTGGACAAGGAGAGGAGGTACCATTCAGACCTGCTTTGTGTTCCTCAGGTGAAACACCTCACCCGGGACTGGAGGACCACAGCACACGCCTTGAAGTATTCAGTCACCCTGGAGTTGAACGAGGACCACCGGAAGGTTAGGAGGACCACCCCTGTGCCACTGTTCCCCAATGAGAACCTCCCCAGCAAAATGCTGCTGGTATATGATCTACACCTGTCCCCTAAGCTATGGGCCCTGGCCACACCCCAGAAGAACGGAAGGGTGCAGGAGAAGGTGATGGAGCATCTGCTCAAGCTCTTTGGGACTTTTGGTGTCATCTCATCGGTGCGGATCCTAAAACCTGGGAGAGAGCTGCCCCCTGACATCCGGAGGATCAGCAGCCGCTACAGCCAGGTGGGGACCCAAGAGTGCGCCATTGTGGAGTTCGAGGAGGTGGATGCGGCCATTAAAGCCCATGAATTCATGGTCACTGAATCTCGGGGCAAAGAGAACATGAAGGCTGTTCTGATTGGGATGAAGCCGCCCAAAAAGAAACCCCTCAAAGATAAGAACCACGACGATGAGACCACAGCTGGTACCCACCTAAGCAGATCCCTGAACAAGAGAGTGGAGGAGCTTCAGTACACTGGGGATGAGTCTTCCGCCAACAGCTCCTCTGACCCTGAGAGCAATCCCACCTCTCCCATGGCGGGCCGGCGGCACGCGGCCAGCAACAAGCTCAGCCCTTCCGGCCATCAGAATATTTTCCTGAGCCCCAATGCCTCCCCGTGCTCAAGCCCATGGAGCAGCCCCTTGGCACAGCGCAAGGGTGTCTCCAGAAAATCCCCGCTGGCTGAAGAAGGTAGACTGAACTTCAGCACCAGCCCGGAGATCTTCCGAAAGTGCATGGATTATTCTTCCGACAGCAGCATCACACCCTCCGGCAGCCCCTGGGTTCGCAGACGACGCCAAGCTGAGATGGGGACTCAGGAGAAAAGTCCAGGGGCGAGTCCCCTGCTGTCTCGGAGGATGCAGACTGCAGATGGGTTGCCTGTGGGGGTGCTGAGGCTGCCCAGAGGCCCCGACAACACCAGGGGCTTCCACGGTGGACACGAGAGAGGCAGAGCCTGTGTATAATACCTTCTATTTTTAATACCAGCTCCATCGGAAACCATCTTTGTTTTCGAGGTCATCACTAATAGCTAGCATGACAGAGAATGGAGTTTGGTCCCCTTAGAAAGCTTTTGTATCCATGTAGCCCtcttaatttatatatttgtaaagtaTACAAACTGTCCGGTGGGCCATGGGTTTAGGATCATCTTCTGGCTGGTGGCTGTTGTTCTCAGCATGACCATTGCTCTGTCAATGCTTGGCATGTGTTAGTGTGGTGGCTCTGAAGGGCTGTGGGACAAAGGCTCTCTGGGAAGATCTAACAGTGTCGGGACCGGTTTTTCCTACAGTGACTGAGCTGTCTTTGGCAGGCCGTGCAAGGGCTCCTCTTAAGACCTCAAAGGAGATGTGCTTAATGGTAAATCCTGCAGTCAATAGCATGGTGTCTCATAGGGCTGAGTGTCTGTTCCCtgtcaagtgaataaataataaaacacccACTGGAAGTCCTATATCTGAGGTCACAGACCATTCAAGACGGAACCCAACGGGTACATGTTCCCTCTATCTAGCTCACAGTGTCCCTACAGGGCAGTCCCGGACTCTCCTGGAGGCTTCTGGCAGCCTGGGAGGTCTGTCATTGCTAGGAGTCTCACCGAGCAGGCAGCTTAGACAGTTCCTGCTGTCTCCACAGCATTCCAGACTAACAGCGCTTGACATCACCTGAGAACTTGCTAGAAATAAACGTTTCTAGGCCCCAGAGAAGGGATTCTAGGTgtgtttctaaagatttattcttctttttattgacaatatgtgcctgtgtgagtgtatgccacGTGTGTGCCTATGGAAGCCCGAATGGGCATCAGATCCAACGAAGTTAAAGTTACATGTGTGAGCTTCTcagtatggatgctgggaaccgaactcgggtcctctagaagagcaacaagtgctcttcactcCTGAGTCATCGTCTCAGGCCCAAGATCTAGAGTTTGAAAAGCCCTGCAGATGATCCGTGCTAGTGTGAGATCCCCTGAGGCAGCCAAGGCTGCAGGACCCCGTGTCAGCCAGTCTGACCCCACGCCCCTCATTCTTATTCTTGGGGCTGGGCAACAA contains:
- the Larp6 gene encoding la-related protein 6; the protein is MAQLGEQTLPGPETTVQIRVAIQEAEDVEDLEEDDEGTSARTAGDPARYLSPGWGSASEEEPSRGHSSATTSGGENDREDPEPDWRPPDEELIRKLVDQVEFYFSDENLEKDAFLLKHVRRNKLGYVSVKLLTSFKKVKHLTRDWRTTAHALKYSVTLELNEDHRKVRRTTPVPLFPNENLPSKMLLVYDLHLSPKLWALATPQKNGRVQEKVMEHLLKLFGTFGVISSVRILKPGRELPPDIRRISSRYSQVGTQECAIVEFEEVDAAIKAHEFMVTESRGKENMKAVLIGMKPPKKKPLKDKNHDDETTAGTHLSRSLNKRVEELQYTGDESSANSSSDPESNPTSPMAGRRHAASNKLSPSGHQNIFLSPNASPCSSPWSSPLAQRKGVSRKSPLAEEGRLNFSTSPEIFRKCMDYSSDSSITPSGSPWVRRRRQAEMGTQEKSPGASPLLSRRMQTADGLPVGVLRLPRGPDNTRGFHGGHERGRACV